The window cttttatgaactcatcttaagcacctgctgagtcgatagattgagtgaatttacagataagaacgttTTATGAATTGGAATAGTTTTAAGAagttaatctttttattgaaatatttgaatatatacatatattgtagtgtagattcaatcaataaattatgaattgatttggtctgggtttccggccaattttgattttggctttaatcgattacaaattctatagtgataaacaatttatacctgcaacatgtgtgtaaatcaaacctattccactagtcgcgtgtgtttcctaataaacgggagagtcactcttgatctgagtgattagaaaaataatgggTATTTGGTTATAGAAgttcattgcctttttgaaaattctataataatatttgttctgtcctaattttttgacgccttataaaacgttagcattatgaaacctaaacaatgttaaccattcagcgtcattttacaaacgacaagcGTAAATCggtgtgcaaaacgtcacaggtctatgtgtacagtaacagtaacagtaacagtaGCATTGATTGACCGCTTTGGCGATCTTAACAGTGTTTAACGATACAGAGTTGTAAGATTTTAAAGTTAATGCACATTTGCCGAGGTATCATTAGCGTCTGTATAGTTTGTAGTTAGTTTTTAGTTCATAGTCTTTCCAATAATCGTCCAGCCGAGCCTTGAACGAATTCACAGATGGTGTTTCCACAACTTCTGTCGGCAGACTGTTCCAGTAATTGATAATTctatttgtaaaatatttcagtcTAATGTTCTTGCGGCATCGTCTTTTTTCCAACTTGTAAGGATGTCCTCTGGTGAAACGGCGTCTAGCATCTAACATGATAATATCATTATCGGTGGAATATACGTTAGTTACTAGTTTGAAGGTCTCGATCATGTCATAGCGTAATCGCCTATAAGTGAGACAAggaattttaagatattttaaTCTTTCTTCATACGGCAAGTTTTTTACATTCACAATCATTCTCGTCGCTCTTCCTTGAATACTCTCTAATTTATCTATTTCCGACAGAGAAATATTAGACCACACTATTGGATTGTTGTAGTCCAGAATTGGTCGAACCAGTGATTTGTACAGCAACACAAACGCTTTGCTATCACGAACATTGATGGTTCTTTTTATGGTGTATAGCACCCTATTTGCTTTCAGAACGACGTCGTTCACATGACGTTTGAAATTCAATGTATCATCaattgttattcctaaatcgcGTTTGTGTTCCAATGTTTTGATGACATTACCCTGAAGTTCGTAGTTGGAAGTCGGTTCAACGCATCCAATTCGTAACCTATTTGCCTTATCAGGGTGGAATTTTAATTTCCACTCATCCGACCTACTCATTGCGATATCAAGACTATGCTAAAGATCATGACAGTCGTCTAAAGACTCGATAACTTTGTATAATTTCGTATCATCCGCAAAAAGCTTCACTGGAGTGGTAATTTTTGCAGGTACGATATTTTTTTGCTACATGTTTGTCACCCTTTTTAAATAATGGGGATATAGATCCCAGTTTCCAGTCAGAAGGAATTATGCCTGATTCTAGTGACTTCTGAATGATAATGGTTAATGGTTTATAAATCTCATTTCTCGCTTCGTATATTACTCGCGGATGTATGTCTTCTGGATCAGCTGATTTGttcacattcatattttttagAAGTTTCATCACTTTTTCTTCGGATATGACCAGATTTCCTAATTCAGTATGGTCTGAATGAAACTTGGGTTGGATGCTGCACAATCGGGTCTTCATGAGTAAAAACGGATCAGAAAAACTCTGACAAAACTTCCGCTTTTTCTTCGTCTGATTCAGTATAGCGATTTCCATCATCGGGAACAATTAAATGTGGAATACCATTGTTAGAGGACATTTTCGATTTGGCATACTGCCAGAAAACTTTCGGATTATTGTTCACAGAATTAGCAATATTAATTTCTATAtctctttttgtttttctcaCTTCTGATCATGATCTTTTTCTCGCCTCAATGTAGATGCTGTAGTCTTGGTCGCTTCTGGTTTTCAGGAATTTTTTCCATGCTTTGGTTTTTGCTTTTACAGAGTTAAGGGTACACTTTGTCATCCAAAGCGGTCTTAGTTTTTTATCTCTGTTAATTTTGATTGTTGGGATACATATCTCTATAGGagcatttaatttcttttttcagatcAGCCAACATTCTTCGGGATTTTTACCATTAAATAACTCATACCAATCAACAGACATTAATTCGCACAGTTTCTTGTAATCACCTTTCGAATACTGAACTCTCCTGTAGAGTGATCTGTCATATATAGTTTCAGTTTCATATTccaatgaaattaaattgtGGTCACTTCTTCCTAGACCTGCATTGTGACAGATGTTTTTGACTTTCTCGTCTGTGTTagtaaatatcaaatccaaattaCTGGGTCTGTTATCGGCTCTAAAACGAGATAGTTGAAGTTGGTGTTGAATCAAGGATGCATCAAGGCTACTCTCTAGAAATTGTGATGCTGGATGAGTGTTTGGCTTAGCACACGTGAGATTTGTCCAGTCAATCTCGCCGTAGTTGAAATCACCAAAGAAAAGAACTTCACCATTCCATCGCGATATATCATCTAACAAGTTCATTAGATTGTCATTGTTATCTTTGCTGGAGTTCGGACTTCGATAAATACAACCGATGTATAATGATCTTTTATCACCGACATTAATTCTCGCCCAGACGTTTTCTGTAAATTCTTTGGTCTGTTTAGTAGAATATTTCACTGGACTTAAGTTAGTTttcgatcttaaaatagggattgtccccattatttatttatttggctggtaaattttgtttgatttttcgattgagtgtcccttacagacccaccacacctgccgggagcgaacagggggtttgattttgaaatcggaaatcgaagtacagatatagatgtgtgatcggcggtcgagtaaacagaatattttaaaatcgaagtacataattggaaattcggttccgcttcatccaaacaatcttccattcagtctgaaccggcaagcgactgattgggatgaatttttctggctgcctaatttaatacaatgagattctggaaatagctatattacaagatcattttgtccatttttatattttttggtcgttttctacgtgtaaatagtccgatagtTTAGTGTGGTTTTTTTCctcgggtagatgttgatgtagaagtcctctaagttgatgatcccgcgtgttgactagataggaagaaagcacatttcgaaacgcaaacttaagttagttttaatgtataaacatattccacgTCCTTCTTCGTTAGAGGAAAAATTTGTAAAACACTCATAGCCATCTAGtttcaatatgttttcatCAGCTCTATATCTCCGTTGATTTTTCGGTTTAACTTCACATACTCCTATGATTTGGGGCATTTGTTGATTAACTAACAGTTCGAATTCGTCAAATTTATTGAAGAGTTGATCGGCAtttgtacacatacaagctatttggcaaaatatagTTGACTAAGATTTataatggcttcctgtgattatataatgacctctatttgaacgtcgaaatgttatattgcattgaacatcattagaagacgttttgtaatagtaaaggatgtatgattatatcagaagcggcaggcataaatagaaatgataagtaaatcggattttTCGGTagaatggcggatgtatacacgataaaaagtttgatataaaagtcagacactgacatggggatgctggtggaatgacgaagctatctacgatctgtgtagggccggcgtgaatttcatcagcggctacaagtggtccatataaaaatgtgtgaatatattatttcaatattcaaatgttttagaaaatatgctgtcatatacggctccgcgtcctcgTGGCGTGTGTATtaattaggtgacaattcaattcaattctttattgatccttattacattgaaattccgggataaaattcccaaattcaataaagttacaaattttagaataagaaaatttAACATAgaagacacacgggtaattcatacagaataatataaacaagttattttgaatgacaatgtctacttcaacccccAGATCAAgataggatatcgagtgacagccaaaccgggccggctggctaagCCACAttatatgctcgaagtcatgatgaagcagacatcagaagagctctttcttcaatcatggaggcaatgaagttgcattgacaattttcaataaaaaaaattaaaccactACTCAGTACAGTCAGATCTGTATCATcaacccaatcgccaaatctcataattccccaaatttcttaaagcttcgatttcaaatttgcaattccacattagattatcccagaaattctacattttttcgcaggcgtcaaataatttattaaaattaattttcttgttattaCTGTATGGACCAATGATATGCTATgtatatgatgtaataaaataaatttgaatttaaataaatttgaatatgagaatcaagcataacttgtgttttttcaacttgtcttacttgtctctcgttaacagttccagagtttcaattacaatcaaatccaaattggctaaaaagtacataggactaaatgaaatgaactgttattcactgcaaacctattccagtgttatgtcgatcgtgttgaatcactttgcttgagttgaaagaatcagaaattctatggtgcaacatcggtcgaatAGAGATATCTCggtgttgactgtccttgaccatTTAACATGtgtttattagggttttctgttgcttcacagaaaaccctattgaaattcgcgtgattattatttttttcccttttccacatagttttttttaaagtgtaaaggcttccttaccttaccgctgtcgccgatacaatccgtatgatatccttcagctcacttcaatctccagatactgcatgggaattttgataaatccacgttataaaggcactgtcgagccgtaaacatcggaaatttggctccgttcaattagaagccatgttgtgttttctttccgaaatttctctcttctttatgagaaagagctatcgaattattccctctcttctccacaatcaatttcaaagtcaattttatgaatttattgctcagtgggtccgagtccaagagttGACGAGTCTGGCGTTTGCGTGTCTGACAGGTtaacgggcatttgtttgttactactttaatatttttgatttcttgttattccggttatttcatttaagtatattgctgatcagttcatgtaactaaaagcgtcaataaacagattttgaattgatcaagtttaaatcaaggtcgttgagtcgcggagggctgctagaattacgttcgtctcagagagaaaacaaacgacggaaaagtatcaggtgattatcgatagcctactacggtacacacagttgacaaacagtgttaggcctgtgccggttggtgcgtactgggaataaaaatactggttggtcagttggttcggttgtgaagtgtggaagctaagaaagcctaccgcagtaccggtatttatttgtctataggcctattatatagtTGCCAATACCAGTAAGTACGTAGTTGTTACtcgtacgtgactgtatggtgatctccacaggttaaccgtacgtgagttccctactaacgccgtacgtgagttcctagtagccaataccattttttaagtacgaagttgttacccgtacgtgccagtgactgtacggtgatatccacaggttaaccgtacgtgagttccccataagtgagttcctataatctgcaaacgtgcatgcgtgaaagaatagagtttgggttaggtgaggctaggctatttgtaaatcaaatttcatccaccctGCAGTTACAGTTAGTCTGTGGCACAttgggtaaatcactggactacaactggatttttttttcgtttggtttcgaatcccaatattgcaagtctgagcgtcaacatactcacatacggctaacctgtagaaatcaccgtacagtcaatcaaccgtacagtcacgtacaggtaacaacagcgttttaagtaccgggtattaagtgagtacgacaagcctaccatgcctatgtactacaaacacaactttttccctctcgtcggccctacagtgatgttactataactggtgcaattataacatggataggatttggccaggactagcctaaagtctaattcagtctatgtactaattcactcgataggcctatttttaaaacaatacactgaagtattcacacgcaaaaaggctaattgatttgagccatgctATTAAATTTTGATGCAGATTGAAGTGAGCGgaaggatatcatacggattgtatcggcaacagcggtaatgtaaggaagcctttacacttttaacaaaaactgtgtggaaaagggaaaaaataataaaaatagctgcgagcagcgataacgggtttctgcctttctgGATAAAATTTCGTTCAGGGATGCGAGCAAAGATTTCACCCGAAATCAGTTCGTTACATTCCGATTTTTTTGAAAGAgtgccacctaggggtcaactcacaacatggatatgttgacccacaTGTGCTACTACGCGCAAAGTGCTAATcctcttcacccgtcaagggattcgaacccactctgCTAAAGCcattccccgaaccccttgacctcacgagtcgttggagtcgttactagccgaccagaatcaggtcgggccaatcacagcgcttgttacaAACGACATTAGGCATCTATGGAATTTCCCGGTAAATGGAGCAATCAGCGAACATGTAGCGAatgcggaagtattgtcgcatGTTGATTTATGACGTCATGcacaacagcgccagtaatgaaatcacgcttcgtgaagccagggggctggtggaagcgagttcgggagcgataccggacccctggcaagcgaggatgagtACTAATGTGCCAGGTTTTGGGGGAAATAACATCGAGAAGAACGAAGCTACGGTGTTTTTACGATTCCCTAGTTACAGTTTAAGCGCATATTCGGTTATTATTAGTTCCAAAAAAAGTTGACTAGAtaagaaaaccgaatttggcccaaagCACAAATTTGGCCTATAGGGTAAACTATGCAGGAGGGAAGGCCTTAGGCCTATAGTGTTACTATTAGTAGAGGAGTGACAAGTCAGTCTGA is drawn from Tubulanus polymorphus chromosome 10, tnTubPoly1.2, whole genome shotgun sequence and contains these coding sequences:
- the LOC141911564 gene encoding uncharacterized protein LOC141911564 codes for the protein MSRSDEWKLKFHPDKANRLRIGCVEPTSNYELQGNVIKTLEHKRDLGITIDDTLNFKRHVNDVVLKANRVLYTIKRTINVRDSKAFVLLYKSLVRPILDYNNPIVWSNISLSEIDKLESIQGRATRMIVNVKNLPYEERLKYLKIPCLTYRRLRYDMIETFKLVTNVYSTDNDIIMLDARRRFTRGHPYKLEKRRCRKNIRLKYFTNRIINYWNSLPTEVVETPSVNSFKARLDDYWKDYELKTNYKLYRR